In the genome of Populus trichocarpa isolate Nisqually-1 chromosome 6, P.trichocarpa_v4.1, whole genome shotgun sequence, one region contains:
- the LOC112323254 gene encoding F-box protein CPR1 has protein sequence MSGLPLEMIAEILCRLPAKELLCCRSVSKPWCALIDGPNFVKLHLKHSMDTSSNLYIILRTTSHVHYMDFEQNLVLNDCVTLKELNHPLMCYNHGIKVLGSVNGLLCISNVVDDIAVWNPSTRKHRVVPFLPIELKRYFGTKSCSVYVFGFGYDSVRDDYKLVRIAQFGGGGKRSFESEVKVYSLRKQSWRRIGDMPYCVHYPGANGVFANGALHWVVGENPESNVANIVVALDLGVEDYREVLQPEYKDKNFYIDLGVLRGCLCFLANFLGERVDVWMMKEYGVKESWTKLFSVAQYEVIGFLRSLKPLAYSKSGDEVLIEHDNLDLCWYDLKRKQVKNRIPGIPYSFEADTFVESLISVSPNRHLDGRTQDEDEDSKDRNKRDDFLSEGFKLVL, from the exons ATGTCTGGTCTTCCTCTTGAGATGATAGCAGAAATCCTCTGCAGATTACCAGCAAAGGAACTTCTTTGTTGCAGGTCTGTATCTAAACCATGGTGTGCTTTAATTGATGGTCCAAACTTCGTTAAATTACATTTGAAGCACTCTATGGACACAAGTTCCAATCTTTACATCATCCTTAGAACTACTTCACATGTTCACTACATGGATTTTGAGCAAAATTTAGTCTTAAATGACTGTGTTACTCTGAAAGAGTTGAATCATCCTTTGATGTGTTATAATCATGGGATTAAAGTTTTAGGTTCTGTTAATGGGTTGCTTTGCATTTCTAATGTTGTTGATGATATTGCTGTGTGGAACCCATCAACTAGAAAGCATCGTGTGGTGCCCTTTTTGCCTATTGAGCTGAAAAGGTATTTTGGGACCAAGTCTTGTAGTGTTTATGTGTTTGGATTTGGGTATGATAGTGTTAGGGATGATTATAAGCTTGTTAGGATTGCGCAATTTGGAGGTGGGGGGAAGAGGAGTTTTGAGTCTGAGGTTAAGGTATATAGTTTGAGGAAACAATCGTGGAGGAGGATTGGTGATATGCCTTATTGTGTTCACTATCCTGGTGCAAATGGGGTTTTCGCTAATGGTGCTTTACATTGGGTTGTGGGTGAGAATCCTGAATCGAATGTGGCAAATATAGTTGTTGCATTGGATTTAGGAGTCGAGGATTATAGGGAGGTGCTGCAACCTGAGTATAAGGATaagaatttttatattgatttgggGGTTTTGAGAGGATGCCTGTGTTTTCTTGCAAATTTTCTAGGCGAACGTGTTGATGTGTGGATGATGAAAGAGTACGGGGTAAAGGAGTCCTGGACTAAACTGTTTTCAGTTGCACAGTATGAGGTCATTGGGTTTCTTAGATCTCTTAAGCCTTTAGCTTATTCAAAGAGTGGTGATGAAGTTCTCATCGAACACGACAATTTGGACCTTTGCTGGTATGATCTGAAGAGGAAACAAGTAAAGAATAGGATTCCTGGTATACCATATTCCTTTGAAGCTGATACTTTTGTTGAAAGCCTTATTTCTGTCAGTCCGAATAGGCATCTTGATGGAAGGACACAGGATGAAGATGAGGACTCAAAGGATAGGAATAAGAG GGATGATTTCTTGTCCGAGGGGTTCAAATTGGTCTTATAA